A genomic window from Montipora capricornis isolate CH-2021 chromosome 8, ASM3666992v2, whole genome shotgun sequence includes:
- the LOC138014136 gene encoding uncharacterized protein has protein sequence MISYTKGMLLGLRKSWKSVISSSYGSTVKPLSSEVWSTLRSYGILAQFRGQRGGNHLRKIYSKKITTIESSAERKIYTGCKQRKANLCNLLNIQFHTSSKYSSGTAPIASLFSSGTIPSTQANDENNAFSHSDFALLNSRSICNKVLPIKDWTVDNHCDFLAITETWLKSEDTDGTTVKDLCPTGYNFIYQPRLNGRGGGVGLLYRSVFQVRSNDIKTFSTFEYLDVFINYDSTCLNIIVLYRPPNTSVRVFIDEFSSLLEQVVLLSDYPLIVGDFNIHVDNPDDSEAADFDSLLNSFGLCQMVHFPTHCNGHTLDLVLTKECETSSYVTDFVSTDPCLSDHLVVMFKLPRIKKRHFTRKRISYRKLKSLDGEAFQASISDSFSGLVNSDDLCKLVDGYSQVVTAALDRHAPLKSRVITIRPRAPWYTEEIAEAKKARRRAERRWRRTKDADDSLIYVNPCKSLDAILHHARSNYATTAVSDSKGDQKVLFTTVNKLLHRNSSKVLPSSTSDLNLAEKFADFFINKVATIHDELNKFPSDLNYCTSSVDNSSVSAPSSIQRFQPLT, from the coding sequence ATGATATCTTATACTAAAGGAATGCTTCTTGGCCTTCGCAAATCCTGGAAATCTGTAATCTCTTCAAGTTATGGTTCAACGGTAAAGCCATTGTCAAGTGAAGTTTGGAGTACGCTACGTTCTTATGGAATTCTCGCTCAATTTAGAGGTCAACGTGGGGGCAATCATTTGAGGAAAATATATTCGAAGAAGATAACTACAATAGAATCTTCTGCTGAACGTAAGATTTATACGGGATGCAAACAGCGAAAGGCAAATTTGTgtaacttattaaatattcaatttcaCACTTCTTCAAAGTACTCGTCTGGAACAGCACCAATAGCATCATTGTTTTCTTCTGGAACTATTCCCTCGACTCAAGctaatgatgaaaacaatgctttttcGCATAGCGATTTTGCTTTGTTAAATTCACGTTCAATCTGCAATAAAGTTCTTCCCATTAAAGACTGGACGGTTGATAACCACTGTGATTTTCTGGCTATAACCGAAACTTGGTTGAAATCTGAAGATACTGATGGTACGACAGTTAAGGATCTGTGTCCTACAGGCTACAACTTTATTTATCAACCTAGACTTAATGGACGTGGAGGAGGCGTGGGCTTGTTATACAGAAGTGTCTTTCAGGTTCGATCTAATGATATCAAGactttttcaacatttgaatATCTAGATGTGTTTATCAACTATGATTCCACATGCTTAAACATAATTGTACTCTATCGTCCACCGAACACCTCTGTACGGGTTTTCATTGATGAGTTCAGCTCCCTTCTGGAACAAGTTGTTCTCCTGAGTGACTATCCACTTATCGTTGGTGATTTCAATATTCATGTGGACAACCCTGATGATAGTGAAGCAGCTGATTTCGATAGTTTACTCAATTCTTTTGGCCTTTGTCAAATGGTACATTTTCCAACTCATTGTAATGGCCACACCCTTGATCTTGTCCTTACAAAAGAATGTGAAACGTCATCTTATGTCACTGATTTTGTGTCAACTGACCCATGTTTATCCGATCACCTCGTTGTTATGTTCAAACTTCCTCGTATTAAGAAACGTCATTTTACGCGAAAGAGAATATCATATCGTAAATTGAAGTCACTGGACGGTGAAGCCTTTCAGGCTAGCATAAGTGATTCATTTTCAGGACTAGTGAACTCTGATGAtttatgtaaattagttgaTGGCTATTCTCAGGTCGTGACCGCTGCCCTTGACAGACATGCTCCTCTTAAATCACGTGTAATTACCATAAGACCTCGTGCTCCTTGGTACACAGAGGAGATTGCAGAAGCTAAGAAAGCACGTCGTAGAGCAGAACGTCGATGGCGCCGCACCAAAGACGCTGATGACAGCTTGATTTATGTCAATCCTTGTAAATCTCTGGATGCAATTCTACACCATGCTAGGTCGAACTACGCTACTACAGCGGTTTCTGATAGTAAGGGTGATCAGAAAGTCCTGTTTACCACTGTAAACAAGCTTCTTCACCGCAATTCTAGTAAAGTGCTTCCTTCATCGACATCTGATCTCAACCTGGCTGAAAAATTCGCTGATTTCTTTATAAACAAAGTTGCAACTATCCATGATGAACTGAATAAGTTTCCTAGTGACCTTAACTACTGCACCTCTTCAGTGGATAATTCCAGCGTTTCTGCTCCGTCATCTATACAGAGATTCCAACCTCTAACATGA